Below is a window of Candidatus Binatia bacterium DNA.
CCGGCGCTGTTCGTGATGTTCGAGCAGCGCAACGGGCGGTAGGCGGCGGCGATCGAGGACGTCAACCCGGCACTGGACCTCGTGCCGCCCGCGGCGGCACGAACTCGAAGGGAATTCCGGGCTTCGTCGGTCGGGGTTCATTCGAGCGACCGCAGGTGGCGCCGCGCGGCTTCGCCCAAACGCCGGTCTAGCGTGGCGAGGGGCGCATTGAGTTCCCCTGCCAGGCACAGATAGGCCGCGTCGTAGGTTGACAGGTCGTAGCGCAAGGCCAGTGCGACTTGCGCCTCGATATCGACGCGCCGCTGGCTGAGCGAGAGCGCGACGTAGTCCGCGAGTCCGCAGGCGGCGACCTCGGCCAGACCCTGGCGCGACTTTTTCAGGGCCACGCCGGCGATCTCGAAATCAAGCAGATGCGGCGCGAAGAGCTCGCGGCCGGCCATGTGGCCGAGGGCCTGGTCGCGCTCGGGCTCGTCGAAGAGCACCGCCGCCAGCAGGCTGCAATCGATCACCAGCGGCTGGCGCGGGCGATAGGCTGCGGGCGGTTCGGCGACGAACACCGGCTGCTTCATCGCGCATCGCGCTCGGCGCGGATTATGTCCACGGCGCGCGGGCCGGTCTTGAAGGGCTTCGGCCAGCGCGCGCGATGCTCGGCGGCGATCTCTTCGATGGTCTTCCGGCCGGCGGCAGGGGGGCCGCCGGGCTGCGCCGCCGATTCCGCAGCGGCTTGAACGATGAGCGCCATCAGCTCGCCCTGCAGCGAGCGGTGATTGCGCGCGGCGCGGCGGCGAATCGCCTCAAGAACTGGCTCGGGCACATCCTTTATCGAGAGGCTGGGCATGGTCGAACCCTCCAGAATGGAACCGAATCGGTTCCATTCTGGTTCCGCCATACCGCCAAGTCAATATCGCTTGCGCTCCGACTTGCGCTGACCGTCCTTGCGATCGAGCGGCTGCACCGGCTCGGCAACCTCGTGCAGCCGGCGCGGGAGCGGGGTTTTTCCACGGCCTCTCGCTACGTTCCGTACTGCTGCCGCCATCGACTCCCTTCCAAGCGATCGGCCTGGCGTCCGGTCAGGGTACCTCGCCTCTCGAATCGGGTGGCATCGGGTCGGACCGTTCTGAGGCGTGGAAAGATCAGGAGTTTACTCCTCGGGACATACCCTGCAGAGGTTTATCGGGGCGTTTTCTGGGTCGGAATGATCGCTTTATGGGGCGGCAACGTCGCACACGCTGTGGGTGTCCTGCACGCGCCCCGCGCGCATCTGGTTACACATACTCCGTGCCTCGGTTTCTCCTCTGTTTACCCCGGCAAGCAACGCACACCCCAAGAGCCGCCGAGGGGCCCCTTTGCGGGGGACGCCGGCCGGCCTACACTCGCGGGGCAATGAGCGACGACACGACCCCCGTCGAACTCGACCGCGGCGCAACGCCCTGGCTGGCCCTGCTCGCCGATGCCTCGGCGGCCCGCCGCCGCGTCGATACGCTACTGGCCGACTCTGCCGCTGGCGCCGTGGTGCCTCACCTGCCGG
It encodes the following:
- a CDS encoding type II toxin-antitoxin system VapC family toxin, giving the protein MKQPVFVAEPPAAYRPRQPLVIDCSLLAAVLFDEPERDQALGHMAGRELFAPHLLDFEIAGVALKKSRQGLAEVAACGLADYVALSLSQRRVDIEAQVALALRYDLSTYDAAYLCLAGELNAPLATLDRRLGEAARRHLRSLE
- a CDS encoding Arc family DNA-binding protein, coding for MPSLSIKDVPEPVLEAIRRRAARNHRSLQGELMALIVQAAAESAAQPGGPPAAGRKTIEEIAAEHRARWPKPFKTGPRAVDIIRAERDAR